Proteins encoded within one genomic window of Eurosta solidaginis isolate ZX-2024a chromosome 1, ASM4086904v1, whole genome shotgun sequence:
- the LOC137238899 gene encoding uncharacterized protein, translated as MPPLSEVLRRVNWNKQIISYVIVVLLLSTHNIQLVNCIDCFKCVSFNGANKACDDPFHNNFSTAMMESPCMGGRKGRDGLFPATACIKISGIYDDTGESITVRGCALDSGTLTTDTEIIRMSHCGKFYYDNRYVHGCLQSCNDADACNHAVTNYKRSTQTLWLHCSLALLTFIALQEQLFVLIR; from the exons ATGCCGCCTTTAAGCGAAGTACTGCGACGAGTAAACTGGAATAAGCAAATCATATCATATGTCATCGTCGTCCTTCTGCTTTCAACACATAACATACAACTAG TTAACTGTATTGATTGCTTCAAATGCGTCTCATTCAATGGAGCTAACAAAGCTTGCGACGATCCTTTTCACAACAACTTTTCAACAGCCATGATGGAATCACCGTGTATGGGTGGACGGAAGGGACGTGATGGCCTATTTCCGGCAACGGCCTGCATCAAAATTTCTGGGATTTATG ATGACACTGGTGAATCGATAACAGTGCGAGGTTGTGCTTTGGATAGCGGTACACTTACAACGGACACGGAAATCATACGGATGTCACATTGTGGCAAATTCTACTATGATAAtag ATACGTGCATGGCTGCCTACAAAGTTGTAACGATGCGGATGCATGCAACCATGCGGTGACCAACTATAAAAGGAGCACACAAACATTATGGCTACATTGCAGCTTAGCGTTATTGACATTCATTGCGTTACAAGAGCAGCTATTCGTTTTGATTAGGTAG